ATCAGTTCCACATGATGTCATATTACCTTCCGGTACGTATCTATTCCATCCGAATAGTGGAAGAAGTGACCAAGCGAGAGCTAATATCCAGACAACTGAGACTTGAATTATTGCTCTGGGGATTGTCAATGGCGTACCGGAcataccctgattaaaaatgataaaattaatattttaaaataaataaataaatataataaaagccCTATTTATTggtaatacaaaaaataacgcagacgttataatttatttaatatgaagactcaattaatttttgaaaaatttatggtaataatatttaagaaagttaagtaaataattgataccCTGTCAATAATTGggtgtaataattaatttataaataattattagtaattaaaataaatttaccttaACAATAACATTGTATCGATCATATGTGATCAGTACCATCGTCCAAATTGATACACATCCGCACAATGAACCGAACATCGCATAAATATCACACATCAGTGttcctaaaataatttaaaataataaataagctacactatatatttaaaaaaaaaaaaaactcaccaAGTATCCAAGTCTCGAACCAACAATTAACGACCATAGGCGGTGACATGATGACCATCATCAAGAAGTCCGAGAACGCGAGATTTACAACAAGAATATTGTTGGGTGTCCTCAGAGAAGgggtgattaaaaaaatatagacgACACAGCCATTGCCGGTCCAGCCGAGTATTCCAATGACGATCATCACTATCCCAAGTGTTTTGTGCCATATGTGGTGCATCGGCGGATACTGGTACCAGTGGGGATCGACCAAATGTAGCATCTCCTCGGGCACTTTGTCCGCGACAGTTTGATTGCTGTATCGCATCCACTGTTTAGCGGCATGTGGTCCCATTGACAGAGCAGCGTGTGATATCAATGCAGCTCCTGACAAAGGCAACGCTTCCACTGAAGCGGTCGTGGTGATCAGTGTTGGTATCGAAGTTGATACCGAGTCCATCGTTGACGTCACATTATTTAGCACTGACTCCAATACCAAAGTCGTATCCATCCTTCAGTTAATGTGTCCTCTATCACTGGAAATACTCCgtgattacttttttttaaatttttaggtcATGAATACTTTGGTACTGATCCGGTGCGCAGCACAATCAGCGGAGGTTGATGCGAGCTTTTATAAACCACTGAAgccgatgaaaaattttaatatcgtatttaatattcaaataaagtataattttaAGTCTTGATAATCTTGACATTGAATTCGTTCTCtaaatctatttaaatataattcatatcaatagtaataataataacaataatcgcTACTAAACtgtcatatttaattttttaaaatgccaATAACAGTATTTacatataatttcattaaattgtttaaattattcatatgaATAAGATTCTAcggtattatttattacacaatattattttattatattaaagtaaaaaaaatatatatataaattatttgtaataaaatttattattttagtgatCGTTTAATCTTACGAAGTTGCTGACTACTTCCTTCTAGTAAAGCTGCCTCTAGTTCCTCGGCGATGTGTAGCAAATTTGTGGCATCTGACTGGAGGACGatgtgttttaatttttttgaatcgtcAGAATTTTTCAAGGCAAAGTCCATCGTAACAAAAGGTTCGCATTGCGTCAACATTGATCTTGATGCGAtctaaaataacaaaacattaaaatacttgttcggtaaattatttaactaccaaataaattaactcagttaattataaatacttgAGTTTCGAATCTCCACTCCATATTATGATACTCCGGTAATTTGAAACCAATATTTGATAGAGATGATTTTATTTCTGATTGTTTTGAAGTGTATAAATTACTTAGCAATGATTCTTTGTCATCAGTAAATCCTAGAGAAATTACTAGTTCTTTAAAATCATCAGAAGTTAACTACAATAAtgaatgaatattaattattgatattgtagatttaaatattaattgattaccttatttttacatgattcgataattaaataaattagccCTTCGATTGAATGTTTGATATTATCTGGCTCAACTTCAAGtttttctgtaaataaattattttatgatactgaagttttaaccgacgtctaataatttttttatttttctcaaaacaataaattatagaaaaaaaacgaaCCTGAAGTtaacatgatactgaaattagccgacgtctaataatttttggattttatttaaacaataaattatgaaaaaaaaatattttaaaaaaatgcacttgtagtcttttgaattttctacatgtgcatatttttagttttttttttcttcaaatttaattgttcaaaaaaattcaagactttttaattgtctgctaactttaggatcgtAAGTTAACGgacagttaacaatttttggatttttttttaagcaaataaattacgaaaaagtaaataataaaaatatgcacatgtagaaaatattgaaaactacaggtgcaattttttcgaatatttttttttttaatactttatcgtttaaaaaaaatctaaaaattattaggcgtcggctaacttcagtatcataaaaaaaaatgagtttatATGTagtagacatcagacaaatttgaaactataaatagagtaaataatttttaaaaaaatatttataaaaaatgcacttatt
The Microplitis mediator isolate UGA2020A chromosome 6, iyMicMedi2.1, whole genome shotgun sequence genome window above contains:
- the LOC130670108 gene encoding rhodopsin-like translates to MDTTLVLESVLNNVTSTMDSVSTSIPTLITTTASVEALPLSGAALISHAALSMGPHAAKQWMRYSNQTVADKVPEEMLHLVDPHWYQYPPMHHIWHKTLGIVMIVIGILGWTGNGCVVYIFLITPSLRTPNNILVVNLAFSDFLMMVIMSPPMVVNCWFETWILGTLMCDIYAMFGSLCGCVSIWTMVLITYDRYNVIVKGMSGTPLTIPRAIIQVSVVWILALAWSLLPLFGWNRYVPEGNMTSCGTDYLTKDWVSRSYILVYSVFVYYTPLFTIIYCYWFIVSAVAAHERGMREQAKKMNVASLRSGEQEGPSAEAKLAKVALTTVSLWFMAWTPYLVINYAGVFEASFLSPLFTIWGSLFSKTNACYNPLVYATSHPKYRAALHEKLPCLGIGAPPAPKTSDTASAKTDA
- the LOC130670110 gene encoding COMM domain-containing protein 2, which produces MSKLILNEDHKKHLEFLATQPSQVLQDFCKLSTDFLQKGYNYKLYTNAAQKLEVEPDNIKHSIEGLIYLIIESCKNKLTSDDFKELVISLGFTDDKESLLSNLYTSKQSEIKSSLSNIGFKLPEYHNMEWRFETQIASRSMLTQCEPFVTMDFALKNSDDSKKLKHIVLQSDATNLLHIAEELEAALLEGSSQQLRKIKRSLK